The Rosa rugosa chromosome 1, drRosRugo1.1, whole genome shotgun sequence genomic sequence CACACCTACCACACTTGATCACCCTGGTTTTCTCGTTCCTTTttctgaacctcttctttctagGCCTTCTCGGTGGTCTTCTAGTCAAAGGTGGCTGCAAGATCACCGCATCTCTACCAAAATCATGCACTTGCTTCGAAATAGAGGGAAGAGGATTAATTGGGAAAGAATAAGTTTCTCGATATTTCTCCACCTTGTACAGCTCATTGACATACAAATACGGGGAAGAACCATGTTGTTGGATCACTACAAGGGCATGGGAACATGGGAAGCCATACAGCTGCCATTCTCCACACGAACAAAAGCGAGTTTCCAAATTTACCATGCTATTGTACTTCTGGCAGTGAACTTCATACACATAGGTATCAGACCTGCTCACTCTCCAATGCCTTCCGACTTCCAAATTGTCCTTCAGCTTCTTTTCAATCACCGGGCACAACTCAGACAACCATTCATGAGCATCCTGCTTCCGAGCAGCAATTGAAGCCATGGACTTCACTCTAATGCCATCATTAATATCAAGAATAGGAAGACTCTTCAAAGGCAACacccaattattgaaagactcagccaagttatttgtcatttcaccaaaTCTTTCGCCATTAAAGTAAGCCATACACCAGTTCTCCTTAGGAAGATCCTCCAGAAATTGAGCAACTATGTCACCGCCTTCACTCCTCAAGATTTCCATGTTGAACTCATACATCTCCGGTGTTCGAGAATAAGCACAACACATAAACAAGTAAGGAATCTGATCCTTAAGGTAAGAACCAGCTGGAAATTTGTCAGAAAGGTTAGCCATCAGAtgtctaaaacaaaacccatgtggattattgggaaacactctagggaaagcactaacaagcccaacatgacgatcagaaatgaacgtcaccctcctcatagggtgttttgcaaactcttcagccaaaacctcaagaaaaaatctccaattactctcattttcagaatccacaatagcataagcaactggatacaagcctgaacagaaaaacaaaatgatgtcactgtcatgtaactgttaatgtcactgaccatgtcgctgacataactgcatattacttgacagtgacatggctagagacatgtcattcaaatcacagaacatttaggtcattggacatgtaactgtcaatgaacatgtaagtgaccatgtcagtagctatgtaactaaccatgtcacttacattacaaaaaaaaaacagaacatggcaggaaatagaaaacaagaaaaataaaaaactacaaataatgaaggagattcaaccttgattggcatcctttgccgatgcagcaataatctgccccttgtacttgttggtaatgaatgtagcatcaatgaaaagaataggtctacaagattgaaaacccttcatccatgcaccataggtcacaaacatacgctgaaacctgtgtgtttctctatgaaactcaaccactatcctagagtcggggtttgacttcataacagactcactgaaccaaagtagctgagcataagactcagcttcatcaccatgtagggctgtttttgccaactctgtaccataccaaactgtacgataagcaacatccaaaccataatcactcttgatctcatcagctatatcaattggctttttgtttggattggcacgaatcttatcaagcacaatagacttgacaaccttggatcccatcATCTTACTCTTCTGCAAACGAATCACACCATGACAAGTGTGAACATTAACCAACCTTTTAATCATAAAGAAACCATTAGCCCTGCATAAATGAGCCTTCACAAGCCAATTGCAGCCTTGAGAATGTTTCTTAGAACACTGAGCAATAACACGAACCTTGTCATttctaacaaactcatatgaaaagccaaTTTCTATGGCATACTTATGCAGCTTATCTCTAAACTCAACAACCccaccctcaaacttttggccttCAGAATGAATATAACTCTCCCAACCTTTCGTCATATAACTCTTCGGTGCCTCTGCCCTATAACACCCCAAATAATCATTCTCCTCAAGCATGGTACTAGAATCCTCACACACTGTATTACTCACTACACTTTCACTAATAGAAGGCAAATCAGtaacaaacacttcaacaaaatcagaattgtaacgaaccaaattcctaaaaatcattctcatatcaacttcactctctagaaaacatgaagtagaatccggaggaataatgtacctcaacatgaaattgccttgaatcaaatccggaaaacgagagcgtatggaattgcataggtcaacaaaagaccaattatgcaacaatggaactgtcgttgcttcaccagaataaataaacttgacaacatagctagtatccataacaactgcacaagaataaaacaaatcactatccatgtcactactaaggaaatcaacagaatcaacacaaacaagtcattgccaaagtaactgttaaagcctgaacagaagaacaatattataaatgtaactgaccatgtcactactaaggaatCAACAGAATTATCACTGCCAAAGTCACTATTAATTcctgaacagaagaacaacatcatactcgcaaaataaattataattcctgaacaaaacagcagtattaaaaatgtaactggccatgtcactgataaaaaaatcacagtatagaacaaatatagtaccgcaatagcacaaaacatcatcaacaattcaacatagcactgagtcgacgaaggagaagaacacagtaatccaaaacgaacaattcaacaatttaacacaaacaacaaaaatacactgcaaaatccaaaacgaacaaattcacagagagaaggcttaccgatcaaatcagagaaaaccagagagaggaagaaatagagagactgtaactaagcactgagtcgacgaagaagaagaacacaataacgtgatcaagacgaacaccgacg encodes the following:
- the LOC133724718 gene encoding uncharacterized protein LOC133724718; this translates as MKGFQSCRPILFIDATFITNKYKGQIIAASAKDANQGLYPVAYAIVDSENESNWRFFLEVLAEEFAKHPMRRVTFISDRHVGLVSAFPRVFPNNPHGFCFRHLMANLSDKFPAGSYLKDQIPYLFMCCAYSRTPEMYEFNMEILRSEGGDIVAQFLEDLPKENWCMAYFNGERFGEMTNNLAESFNNWVLPLKSLPILDINDGIRVKSMASIAARKQDAHEWLSELCPVIEKKLKDNLEVGRHWRVSRSDTYVYEVHCQKYNSMVNLETRFCSCGEWQLYGFPCSHALVVIQQHGSSPYLYVNELYKVEKYRETYSFPINPLPSISKQVHDFGRDAVILQPPLTRRPPRRPRKKRFRKRNEKTRVIKCGRCGKCDGHNRKSCTAPI